A single genomic interval of Chlamydiales bacterium STE3 harbors:
- a CDS encoding Uncharacterized protein (Product derived from UniProtKB/Trembl:F8L9I8), with protein sequence MELREWAIQILSAEVLEDKLLKPEVLTDEHPGPSLIFKEPCRPPHMTFNRRSKEEKLPSFQELQCEQNRAICLHRFAGHELLAVEIMAYVILAFPDAPKSFRKGVAHVLKEEQGHVKIYMERLQAMGVTFGDLPLYRHFWAHTPYIQSPLHYVSMMSLTFEMANLDFAPIYGKIFSNVGDKESAALMATILRDEISHVRFGWQWLNNLKDQNQSEWEAWEAILDTTLLTPKRAKGFFLHPENRFKAGINAEFVEKLNKL encoded by the coding sequence ATGGAACTTCGCGAATGGGCAATACAAATCCTTTCTGCTGAAGTCCTCGAAGATAAACTCTTAAAGCCCGAAGTGCTCACTGATGAGCACCCAGGGCCCTCTCTCATTTTTAAAGAACCTTGCCGCCCTCCCCATATGACCTTCAATCGTCGTTCAAAAGAAGAAAAGCTCCCTTCTTTTCAAGAACTTCAATGCGAACAAAACCGTGCCATTTGCCTGCACCGTTTCGCCGGACATGAGCTCTTGGCCGTGGAAATCATGGCCTATGTAATTTTAGCTTTTCCTGATGCCCCTAAATCTTTTCGCAAAGGGGTGGCCCATGTTTTAAAAGAAGAGCAGGGGCATGTAAAAATTTATATGGAGCGTTTGCAGGCGATGGGTGTCACTTTTGGAGACTTACCTTTATACCGCCATTTTTGGGCACACACACCCTATATTCAATCTCCATTGCACTATGTGAGCATGATGAGCCTCACTTTCGAGATGGCGAACCTGGACTTTGCTCCTATCTATGGGAAAATTTTTTCCAATGTTGGCGATAAGGAGTCTGCTGCTTTAATGGCTACAATTCTAAGAGATGAAATTAGCCATGTCCGCTTTGGCTGGCAATGGCTAAACAATCTTAAAGATCAAAATCAATCGGAATGGGAGGCTTGGGAAGCAATTCTTGACACAACCCTATTAACGCCTAAACGAGCAAAAGGCTTTTTTCTACATCCTGAGAATCGCTTTAAAGCAGGAATTAATGCTGAATTTGTTGAGAAATTAAATAAGCTATAG